Proteins encoded together in one Venturia canescens isolate UGA chromosome 10, ASM1945775v1, whole genome shotgun sequence window:
- the LOC122417592 gene encoding facilitated trehalose transporter Tret1-2 homolog: MFNFDREICHQIVIGFVCNLLIIDCGLHEGWSTTMLPKFDGEDPTITLDADQGVLVINLMYVGVGIGSLAPILMMDRIGRKWTLLFASLPKVFSWLGIAFAKDYGFLYLARLLAGIGCGITYSVMPMYLGEISSKRTRGPLGTLIAVLINTGILLIYAIGLYVSRFTMAMIALVVPIVFVVTFIWLPETSVFLTRKNRLTGAERTLKWSLGKDNVEAELDEIKRIVATEDESNGQLSFLSSLREAGRTAGNRRAFGIAMIVLSCLTLTGAAPVLAYQAYIFQEAGFVIGSNISIVTTGCAIVLAGITCVSLVRSVGKRTLLLFSAPLCVLALGTIATYFTIVAIGVDAASFNWIPTVFVVIYVVVYGLALNPIPLAYVGEIFAFEVKVPAAIFCSLYYAITTTATVKFYQVMADNYGTHAPFWAFTLITLILWRLIYLYVPETEGKSLEEIQNTLHRRTNARGDKQEKEKTTC; encoded by the exons ATGTTTAATTTCGATCGTGAAATATGTCACCAGATAGTCATTGGTTTTGTGT GCAATCTGTTGATCATCGACTGTGGTCTTCACGAGGGATGGAGTACGACGATGTTGCCAAAATTCGACGGTGAAGATCCGACCATCACCCTGGACGCGGACCAGGGTGTACTCGTGATAAACTTGATGTACGTTGGTGTTGGAATCGGTTCGTTGGCTCCGATACTAATGATGGATCGAATAGGGAGAAAGTGGACTCTTCTATTCGCCTCTTTGCCCAAAGTTTTCAGTTGGCTGGGTATAGCCTTCGCGAAGGATTACGGATTTCTGTATTTGGCGAGACTGCTCGCCGGCATCGGTTGTGGCATAACGTATTCGGTGATGCCGATGTACCTGGGGGAAATAAGCAGCAAGAGGACTCGTGGCCCGCTGGGTACTCTCATAGCCGTTCTCATAAACACTGGAATATTGTTGATCTACGCGATCGGTCTTTACGTATCGCGTTTTACAATGGCGATGATAGCGCTCGTCGTCCCAATCGTGTTCGTCGTAACTTTTATCTGGCTCCCCGAAACCTCGGTATTTTTAACGCGGAAAAACCGTTTGACCGGAGCCGAGAGGACGCTCAAGTGGTCACTGGGCAAGGACAATGTCGAGGCTGAATTGGACGAGATCAAGAGGATCGTTGCCACCGAGGACGAGAGCAACGGTCAATTAAGTTTCTTAAGTTCGTTGCGCGAAGCTGGTCGAACGGCCGGGAACCGACGAGCTTTTGGCATCGCAATGATCGTTCTAAGCTGCTTGACACTTACCGGCGCCGCGCCGGTACTCGCCTATCAAGCGTACATCTTTCAAGAGGCTGGCTTTGTCATCGGCTCCAACATCAGTATAGTAACAACCGGATGCGCCATTGTACTCGCTGGCATAACCTGTGTCAGCCTCGTACGAAGCGTTGGTAAACGTACCCTTCTCCTTTTCTCCGCGCCCCTCTGTGTACTCGCTCTCGGCACTATCGCCACTTACTTCACCATCGTCGCAATTGGAGTTGACGCAGCCTCCTTCAATTGGATTCCCACTGTCTTTGTCGTCATTTACGTCGTCGTGTACGGACTCGCGCTCAATCCCATTCCGCTCGCTTACGTCGGCGAAATATTTGCATTCGAGGTCAAAGTTCCGGCCGCTATATTTTGCTCTCTTTATTACGCTATCACGACCACGGCTACAGTCAAATTTTATCAG GTAATGGCCGATAACTACGGCACCCATGCACCCTTCTGGGCCTTCACTCTGATAACACTAATCCTTTGGAGACTCATATACCTATACGTGCCCGAGACTGAGGGAAAGAGCTTGGAGGAGATTCAGAATACTTTACATAGAAGAACCAACGCTCGGGGCGATAagcaagaaaaagagaaaactaCTTGCTAG